One window of the Thermoplasmata archaeon genome contains the following:
- a CDS encoding phospholipase D-like domain-containing protein, with product MRKIYGLLMLLCFVAGFIVAQYLASLNRPETTNLPENYTAIVMNDRQYYQAAFDLLQSANKSIHMTMYVVFWYEDTNEIKNLVNILVAKAKAGLDVKVFLDTDPSNQMITSNNTLTAQYLMNNGVHVKFDSPSITTHTKLIIIDSKTVIVGSTNWSYSAVNKNHEANVAITDEKLAQKYEEYFSALWGS from the coding sequence ATGCGAAAAATCTATGGTTTGCTCATGTTGCTCTGCTTTGTAGCAGGCTTCATCGTTGCCCAGTACCTTGCTAGCCTTAACAGGCCAGAGACCACGAATTTGCCTGAAAACTACACTGCAATTGTGATGAACGACAGGCAGTATTACCAGGCGGCATTTGACTTACTACAGAGTGCAAACAAAAGTATTCACATGACAATGTATGTGGTTTTCTGGTATGAGGATACCAACGAAATAAAGAACCTCGTGAACATTCTTGTGGCAAAAGCTAAGGCAGGACTGGATGTGAAGGTATTCTTGGACACGGACCCCTCTAATCAGATGATAACGAGCAACAACACACTCACAGCCCAGTATCTGATGAACAATGGAGTGCATGTGAAATTTGACTCTCCAAGCATCACCACCCACACAAAACTCATAATAATTGATTCCAAAACTGTGATTGTTGGTTCTACAAACTGGAGTTATTCTGCGGTCAATAAGAACCATGAGGCAAATGTGGCGATTACAGATGAGAAGCTGGCACAGAAATACGAGGAATATTTCAGTGCACTGTGGGGTTCATAA
- the ileS gene encoding isoleucine--tRNA ligase, with product MANAVFNEVKARKHPELEKEILSFWERENIEKKVREKMKGGKIFVFCEGPPTANGMPHIGHVLTRTSKDAFLRYKVMNGYEIFPYKAGWDCHGLPVEIEVEKELKISGKKKILEFGIDNFNARCKASVFKYKSLWEAMSKRMAFWLDYEHPYITMDDAYIESVWWSLKELWKRNLLEKSYYIVPYCPRCGTPLSSHEVAQGYETAKDPSIYVKFKVLEEDTFFLVWTTTPWTLLSNLLLAVKPDVDYLLVEKDGEKYYIAEALATQVLGDFETIKKVKGSDLLGKRYEPLYPYGKKLGKVHYVAAGDFVGTEEGTGIVHIAPAYGLDDYELCKKENVPLLNLVDETGKFIESVENYAGMFVKDADKQIIQELKERGILYKAGTVEHTYPFCWRCDSPLLYYALNTWFIRTSKLRERLIANNELINWVPEHLKHGRFGNFLEEVKDWALSRNRFWGTPLPIWRCKCGHEICIGSKKELEELAVEPLPPNFELHRPFVDNVKIKCEKCGDLMKREEYVIDGWYDSGSAPFAQLHYPFENKELFETRRPVEFISEALDQTRGWFYTLHAVSTLLFDMPAYKNVVCLGLILDDKGQKMSKSKGNAVEPMAAFEKMGADVIRFYFYLTPLWNTSRFSEAMVNATAGKMFNTLMNVYSFFVSNANVDGFVPAGREPKDLLDVWLISRLYSTVKAVREGFDTYNVHIGARAIESLVSDISNWYLRLSRRRFWEDTDSKIEGYETLYTALTTLAKLLAPLAPFTAEEIYQNLVRNVKKEAPESVHLCEFPVVDESKIKPEIEMQMQKVMELAEVGRNLRQSKGIKLRQPLSELFVVASAEETKALEPYIQYLAEELNVKKAMLSETVPAGDAYITGEHENFKIVLNIQIDEKLKYEGLAREVVRRIQTLRKALNLEYTQKIETGYEASPEIEKAIEVFRDYIMHETLSDKLEKGENSGKMEKWKIQEMELAIWVKPL from the coding sequence ATGGCGAATGCAGTGTTCAACGAAGTTAAGGCAAGAAAACATCCTGAACTGGAAAAAGAAATTCTCTCATTCTGGGAAAGGGAAAACATTGAAAAAAAAGTAAGGGAAAAGATGAAAGGCGGCAAGATTTTTGTTTTTTGCGAGGGCCCGCCCACAGCCAACGGCATGCCCCACATAGGACATGTGCTCACCAGAACTTCGAAGGACGCCTTTCTCCGCTACAAAGTGATGAATGGTTATGAAATTTTTCCCTACAAAGCGGGCTGGGATTGTCATGGTTTGCCTGTGGAAATTGAGGTGGAAAAAGAATTGAAAATCTCTGGGAAAAAGAAAATTCTGGAGTTTGGAATTGATAACTTTAATGCCAGATGCAAGGCATCTGTGTTCAAATACAAATCTCTCTGGGAGGCAATGAGTAAGCGGATGGCATTCTGGCTGGATTATGAGCATCCTTACATCACCATGGATGATGCCTACATAGAGAGCGTGTGGTGGTCGCTGAAGGAACTCTGGAAACGAAATTTGTTGGAAAAATCATATTACATTGTGCCTTACTGTCCCCGCTGTGGAACCCCACTTTCAAGCCACGAAGTGGCTCAGGGCTATGAGACAGCAAAAGACCCTTCCATTTATGTGAAGTTTAAAGTGCTGGAAGAGGATACTTTCTTTCTCGTCTGGACAACTACACCATGGACATTACTGTCTAACCTCTTGCTTGCGGTTAAGCCAGATGTGGATTATCTGTTGGTTGAGAAGGACGGCGAGAAATACTACATTGCAGAGGCACTCGCCACACAAGTCCTTGGTGATTTTGAAACGATTAAAAAAGTAAAGGGCAGTGATTTGTTGGGAAAGAGATACGAACCACTTTATCCCTATGGGAAAAAGCTGGGAAAAGTGCATTATGTAGCTGCTGGTGATTTTGTTGGTACTGAGGAAGGCACAGGCATTGTCCACATTGCTCCCGCTTATGGTCTTGACGACTACGAACTTTGCAAGAAGGAAAATGTGCCCTTGCTCAATCTTGTTGATGAGACAGGAAAATTCATTGAAAGCGTTGAGAACTATGCAGGAATGTTTGTGAAGGATGCAGATAAGCAAATTATTCAGGAATTGAAGGAACGAGGGATTCTTTACAAAGCAGGAACGGTAGAACACACTTACCCATTCTGCTGGCGCTGTGATTCGCCACTGCTCTACTATGCGTTAAACACATGGTTTATAAGAACCTCAAAGTTGCGAGAACGCCTTATTGCTAACAATGAGCTCATAAACTGGGTGCCTGAACATCTGAAACATGGACGATTTGGCAATTTCCTTGAGGAGGTGAAGGACTGGGCATTAAGCAGAAACCGTTTCTGGGGCACACCATTGCCCATCTGGCGCTGCAAATGTGGGCATGAGATATGCATTGGCTCGAAGAAAGAACTGGAGGAGCTTGCTGTCGAACCCCTGCCTCCTAATTTTGAACTCCATAGACCATTTGTTGACAATGTTAAGATTAAATGTGAGAAGTGCGGCGATTTGATGAAACGGGAGGAGTATGTAATTGATGGCTGGTATGATTCTGGTAGTGCCCCATTTGCCCAACTCCACTATCCTTTTGAAAACAAAGAACTGTTCGAAACGCGGCGACCTGTTGAATTCATAAGCGAGGCATTAGACCAAACAAGGGGCTGGTTCTACACGCTCCACGCCGTAAGTACCCTGCTGTTTGACATGCCTGCATACAAGAATGTGGTTTGCCTCGGCCTAATCCTGGATGACAAAGGCCAGAAGATGTCAAAGAGCAAGGGGAATGCTGTGGAGCCAATGGCTGCCTTTGAGAAAATGGGTGCGGATGTGATCAGGTTTTACTTCTATCTAACACCGCTCTGGAACACAAGTAGGTTTTCTGAAGCAATGGTGAATGCAACAGCAGGAAAGATGTTCAATACATTGATGAATGTCTATTCCTTCTTTGTGTCTAACGCAAATGTGGATGGTTTTGTGCCTGCTGGCAGAGAACCCAAGGACTTGCTTGATGTCTGGTTGATTTCAAGATTGTACAGCACGGTTAAGGCAGTGCGTGAGGGCTTTGACACTTACAATGTTCACATTGGAGCAAGAGCTATTGAATCGCTTGTTTCGGACATCAGCAACTGGTATCTGCGGCTTTCAAGAAGAAGGTTCTGGGAAGACACGGATTCAAAAATTGAGGGCTATGAGACACTTTACACAGCGCTCACAACTCTTGCAAAATTGCTCGCACCTCTGGCACCATTTACAGCAGAAGAAATTTATCAGAATCTGGTGCGAAATGTGAAGAAAGAGGCACCTGAGAGCGTCCACCTCTGCGAATTTCCAGTTGTGGATGAGAGCAAAATCAAGCCGGAAATTGAGATGCAGATGCAGAAGGTGATGGAACTTGCAGAGGTGGGAAGAAACCTGCGGCAGAGCAAGGGCATAAAGTTGAGACAGCCACTTTCAGAACTCTTTGTTGTGGCTTCTGCAGAGGAGACAAAGGCACTTGAGCCCTACATCCAGTATCTTGCTGAAGAACTGAATGTGAAGAAAGCAATGCTCTCAGAGACAGTGCCTGCTGGTGATGCTTACATTACAGGAGAGCATGAGAACTTTAAGATTGTGCTCAACATCCAGATTGATGAAAAACTGAAGTATGAGGGATTAGCAAGGGAAGTGGTGCGACGGATTCAAACCCTGCGGAAAGCCCTCAACCTTGAATACACCCAGAAAATTGAGACGGGCTATGAGGCCTCGCCTGAAATCGAGAAGGCAATAGAGGTTTTCAGGGACTACATCATGCACGAAACTCTTTCAGATAAACTAGAGAAAGGTGAAAATTCTGGCAAAATGGAAAAATGGAAAATTCAGGAGATGGAATTAGCCATCTGGGTAAAGCCGTTATGA
- a CDS encoding phosphatidylserine decarboxylase, producing MFASAGKSVLCGLALIASITMVLGIFWQFFTGLALVFFIALLFFAWFFRDPERKIGDGIVSPADGVVTDACERDGGKFLSIFMNVHDVHVNRSPEQGKILSVKHFPGKHGVAFGSKVRENEHAVIELETRHGRLRIVQIAGIFARRISTYVKPGDVVKKGERIGIIFFGSRVELYLPPDAVLQVKKGEKVKAGETTIGVWKDAVDN from the coding sequence ATGTTTGCAAGTGCAGGCAAAAGCGTTCTGTGTGGGCTTGCCCTCATTGCTTCAATTACGATGGTTCTTGGAATTTTCTGGCAATTTTTCACAGGATTGGCACTTGTTTTCTTTATTGCACTCCTATTCTTTGCCTGGTTCTTCAGAGACCCTGAGCGAAAAATTGGCGACGGCATTGTGTCTCCTGCTGACGGTGTTGTCACCGATGCTTGCGAGCGTGATGGTGGCAAGTTTCTAAGTATTTTCATGAATGTGCATGATGTGCATGTGAACCGTTCTCCTGAGCAGGGTAAAATTCTTAGTGTGAAACATTTTCCTGGAAAACACGGAGTTGCGTTCGGAAGCAAGGTGAGAGAGAACGAGCATGCAGTAATTGAGCTGGAAACAAGACACGGGCGCTTGAGAATTGTTCAAATTGCAGGAATCTTTGCCAGAAGAATCTCCACCTATGTGAAGCCAGGAGATGTGGTAAAGAAAGGCGAGAGAATTGGCATCATCTTTTTCGGCTCAAGGGTTGAACTCTATCTTCCACCAGATGCTGTGCTTCAGGTGAAAAAAGGTGAAAAGGTAAAAGCTGGAGAAACCACAATAGGGGTATGGAAGGATGCGGTGGATAACTAA
- the pssA gene encoding CDP-diacylglycerol--serine O-phosphatidyltransferase, with protein sequence MRWITKISVADLATLGNGMCGFFAIIYTLDRNFLAACLFILCGAMLDGLDGYLARKFPSKHNAGRFLDSISDTISFCFAPAFLLYHQFYSLQRGSAFVDFQNFLSVLASCLIAFFGLMRLIKFSLSGYKAPVFYGLPTPAAAMTGVALSLLFGPAGVFSENHLLVLLPMCGFAFLMITDIEYPKARKGLYLWLSAFAGICIFFTLIGIKFQIHWFAVGNAVLSLGLLLIYILGSPLILRRGNKNGQG encoded by the coding sequence ATGCGGTGGATAACTAAAATCTCGGTTGCGGACCTTGCCACGCTTGGAAATGGAATGTGTGGCTTCTTTGCAATAATCTACACACTGGACAGAAACTTTCTGGCTGCGTGTCTTTTCATACTATGCGGGGCAATGCTGGATGGTCTGGATGGCTATCTTGCGAGAAAATTTCCTTCTAAGCACAACGCCGGCAGATTTCTGGATTCAATTTCAGACACGATTTCCTTCTGCTTTGCACCAGCCTTCCTGCTCTACCATCAATTCTACTCGCTTCAGCGAGGCAGTGCTTTTGTGGATTTCCAGAATTTTCTTTCAGTGCTTGCATCCTGCCTTATTGCGTTCTTCGGCTTGATGCGGCTCATAAAATTCAGTTTAAGTGGTTACAAAGCCCCTGTATTCTATGGACTGCCGACACCTGCAGCTGCAATGACAGGCGTAGCACTCTCGCTCCTCTTTGGTCCTGCTGGGGTTTTCAGTGAGAACCATCTTCTTGTGCTTTTGCCCATGTGTGGTTTTGCTTTCCTGATGATAACTGACATTGAGTATCCAAAGGCAAGGAAGGGTTTATATCTCTGGCTCAGCGCATTTGCCGGCATCTGCATTTTTTTCACCCTCATCGGGATTAAATTCCAAATTCACTGGTTTGCTGTCGGGAATGCAGTGCTTTCCCTGGGGTTACTGCTAATCTACATACTCGGTTCGCCATTGATTTTGAGAAGGGGGAATAAAAATGGACAGGGCTAA
- a CDS encoding dihydroneopterin aldolase family protein, with product MDRAKKYFNCNARERACFEAGIKLATVYHQFVGTPVSMENVESLEKAIENGVRIQPFVKDVKVQIRKEKLRTKRDEYDYLTLTGSMLQVLLVIHYENVEVIAEMKHIEEMDYPLMMVKEVREIT from the coding sequence ATGGACAGGGCTAAGAAGTATTTCAACTGCAACGCAAGAGAAAGAGCATGCTTTGAGGCAGGAATCAAGCTGGCAACTGTATATCATCAGTTTGTTGGCACACCTGTGAGCATGGAAAATGTGGAATCGCTTGAGAAGGCAATAGAGAATGGAGTCAGAATCCAGCCATTCGTCAAGGATGTGAAGGTCCAGATTCGGAAGGAAAAACTTCGCACAAAGCGAGACGAATATGACTATCTGACGCTAACAGGAAGCATGCTCCAGGTTCTCCTCGTGATACACTACGAGAATGTGGAAGTCATTGCAGAGATGAAACATATTGAGGAGATGGATTATCCGCTTATGATGGTAAAGGAAGTTAGGGAGATTACTTAG
- a CDS encoding helix-hairpin-helix domain-containing protein gives MSEEENMDEMNRALAEFTKIPGVGLSKAKKLYEMGYKTVDDLKKASFEELANIKGIGESRATLIKNYFAELEEKERKKEEAKVEGTSEQDKEIKPEGGETKPEIIGDEEKKGEAKPEETVPQEKEEGAGKEEKAEEVGKKEVTETEEEIAKMEKELEEVEKVLETTKGKEAKIVFEKKVKSKEGLINGLKAKPSPRKTKKISPGTKIGVAFLALLLILSSVFVLWYALQPAGRIKVDGSLEDWEGIARYTDTQPVFNMDINLNEYSVYYENERIYFYGRVSGTLFNGANNGYDALIIFVDTDADSNTGYKIENLGADAKIEVSGYAGEIRSAVASRFIEQSASSKPELNYSAWENTGEVRAEKTDKLVEGYAKIAGLNNPVSLVLMRHYEGSAYAEKRGMALVGKTEGSLVVYQNFIGNDVVNADADVLELRLVAKGKAVHVESLSVENANLDLPKKDLGVNEELTVRCKAKSLSDGNAYAFAVSTVDTNVPYRIVGNGGKAYFGSLPSGIVIDGAFGDWQSVQKGVDVSGDADKNIDLREYASAIAGKAYFYMAVDGTMLAGCEIPVLGARPPVQPGPPIPVVIKENLGMDVARVYIDLMNSTINTFNPAMISHGYLIELQGRNGQVISAKAWKWENGVKAEEIQNPNIAHGLSDGKIEFSVGLDTLPGIDGNSKFYFEMSNWLGQKDASEIAYLVGREGVRVGGDGSYGSTLLTEFTGSYNKVVLVNDRYTSTTKGALRLENNTVAYTPADGNGDGTPDTDANGNLTVSASVNWANGTYYFRHLRITSTGNISNTTSTQYMVTLKIYAEVIEIEAGGTIYLVGKGGVGGAGGYWAGADVAAYQGQDGNTGNAGAQGNRNANGGGGGAAITTQDNNEGGSGGGGAAHQVNGGDGGIHGETNGNGSPGYGGIAYDTAPSALDVKPGSGGGGGGRGRGANGAAGGRGGDGGGAVILNAWNIYIAGTINASGTNGNNGLNAVDGAGGGGGGGAGGGVLIVGCNVTVTSSAKIDVSGGNGGNGGSSSNRGNGGGGGGGAGAAGVIWIYYDNAGNIDTTGFRVVNGNPGAGGSDTNNPPGYPGNPAGILPYPPYTITQQIFTSRFGYSSTGYYESPVYDAGRIALWQQLIWTHDTHFTGTSAEILVRCANDTGSLSSTSWSSIATYSGSGVSTTTEALPSSFFARFFQYNITLKTTNSQNSSTVYSVFLTCHKPKLLIANITFNPLFTISQKVALYNNDTMLLIYSNLYLNASGNSYSTGPVTINPGQWLEISVGVGFFKSIATSGDYLFLNDTTSGIAGKAPNGIVDFVNWTDAKGNPPPSDGGIAAANLEWNDGPVNLNGFDITTDEGINRTQSTGVPDDNDEYKDWVTTSEQSLIVLLSLPLLLVIILRHRRKRKL, from the coding sequence ATGTCTGAAGAAGAGAACATGGATGAAATGAACCGTGCACTAGCAGAATTCACGAAGATTCCGGGTGTAGGCCTTTCAAAAGCAAAGAAGCTGTATGAGATGGGGTATAAAACTGTAGATGACCTGAAAAAGGCATCATTTGAGGAACTGGCAAATATAAAAGGTATCGGAGAAAGCAGGGCAACACTTATCAAAAATTATTTTGCTGAACTAGAAGAAAAGGAAAGAAAGAAAGAGGAAGCTAAAGTCGAAGGTACTAGCGAACAAGATAAGGAAATTAAGCCCGAGGGTGGAGAAACTAAGCCGGAGATTATTGGCGATGAAGAAAAGAAGGGAGAAGCGAAGCCAGAGGAAACGGTGCCCCAAGAAAAAGAAGAAGGTGCTGGGAAAGAAGAAAAAGCGGAAGAAGTTGGGAAAAAGGAAGTGACAGAAACCGAAGAAGAGATTGCAAAAATGGAAAAAGAACTAGAAGAAGTGGAGAAGGTGCTCGAAACAACGAAAGGGAAGGAAGCTAAGATTGTCTTCGAGAAGAAGGTAAAATCCAAAGAAGGTTTGATAAATGGGCTTAAGGCAAAACCCTCACCAAGGAAGACAAAGAAAATATCGCCAGGTACAAAGATTGGTGTGGCATTCTTGGCGTTACTCTTGATTTTATCATCTGTATTTGTCCTCTGGTATGCTCTTCAGCCCGCTGGTAGAATTAAGGTAGATGGTAGCCTAGAGGACTGGGAGGGTATTGCAAGATACACAGATACTCAACCCGTGTTCAACATGGACATCAACCTGAACGAATACAGTGTTTACTACGAAAACGAGCGGATATACTTTTACGGCAGGGTTTCTGGCACCTTGTTCAATGGTGCTAACAATGGCTACGATGCTTTGATAATTTTTGTGGATACAGATGCAGATTCTAACACCGGCTACAAAATAGAGAATCTGGGCGCAGATGCGAAGATTGAAGTTTCTGGTTATGCGGGTGAAATCCGCTCTGCCGTTGCCTCAAGATTCATTGAACAGAGTGCTTCCTCAAAGCCAGAATTGAATTACAGTGCCTGGGAGAATACTGGCGAGGTAAGAGCTGAGAAGACCGATAAGCTTGTTGAAGGGTATGCCAAAATTGCTGGCTTGAACAACCCAGTGAGTTTGGTGTTGATGCGACACTATGAGGGCAGTGCTTATGCAGAGAAGCGGGGCATGGCACTAGTGGGCAAAACAGAAGGAAGTTTGGTGGTTTACCAGAATTTTATTGGCAATGATGTGGTGAATGCAGATGCTGATGTTCTCGAGCTAAGACTGGTTGCAAAGGGCAAGGCGGTGCATGTGGAGAGTTTGAGCGTGGAGAATGCAAACCTGGATTTGCCGAAAAAAGATTTGGGAGTGAACGAAGAACTTACCGTGAGATGCAAGGCAAAGAGCTTGAGTGATGGTAATGCGTATGCGTTTGCAGTTTCCACCGTGGACACAAATGTCCCTTACAGAATTGTGGGCAATGGTGGAAAGGCATACTTTGGTTCTCTGCCTTCGGGCATTGTTATAGACGGTGCATTTGGTGACTGGCAGAGTGTGCAGAAAGGCGTTGATGTGTCTGGTGATGCTGATAAAAACATTGATTTGCGGGAGTATGCAAGTGCAATTGCAGGCAAGGCATACTTCTACATGGCTGTTGATGGCACAATGCTGGCTGGCTGCGAAATCCCTGTGCTTGGTGCCAGACCACCAGTGCAGCCGGGACCACCGATACCAGTGGTGATAAAAGAAAATCTTGGCATGGATGTGGCAAGAGTTTACATTGACTTGATGAACTCCACAATCAACACCTTCAATCCAGCAATGATTTCCCATGGTTATCTGATTGAGTTACAAGGGAGGAATGGGCAGGTAATCAGTGCAAAGGCATGGAAGTGGGAGAATGGTGTTAAGGCAGAGGAAATCCAGAATCCAAACATTGCTCATGGTTTGAGCGATGGGAAAATAGAGTTCAGTGTTGGGCTTGACACACTACCAGGCATTGATGGAAACTCCAAATTCTACTTTGAGATGAGTAACTGGCTCGGACAGAAGGACGCAAGCGAGATTGCGTATCTTGTGGGAAGGGAAGGTGTAAGGGTTGGCGGTGATGGAAGTTATGGTTCCACACTTCTCACGGAATTTACAGGCAGTTATAACAAGGTAGTGCTTGTGAACGACCGCTACACTTCGACCACAAAAGGTGCGTTACGGCTGGAAAATAATACAGTGGCTTACACACCTGCAGATGGAAACGGAGATGGAACACCCGACACAGATGCAAATGGAAACCTCACTGTTAGCGCCTCCGTGAACTGGGCAAATGGAACATACTATTTCAGACATTTGAGAATCACAAGCACAGGCAACATTTCTAACACAACCTCAACCCAGTATATGGTTACACTAAAAATTTATGCGGAAGTAATAGAAATTGAGGCAGGAGGCACAATCTATCTGGTAGGTAAAGGAGGAGTGGGTGGTGCTGGAGGATATTGGGCTGGTGCGGATGTTGCAGCATACCAGGGGCAGGATGGGAACACAGGGAATGCTGGAGCCCAGGGTAACAGAAACGCCAATGGTGGTGGCGGTGGAGCCGCAATTACTACCCAGGATAATAATGAAGGTGGCTCTGGTGGTGGTGGAGCTGCTCACCAGGTAAATGGAGGGGATGGAGGAATTCACGGTGAAACTAACGGTAATGGCAGTCCTGGGTATGGAGGGATTGCTTATGACACTGCTCCTAGTGCTCTTGATGTGAAACCAGGCTCTGGTGGCGGTGGCGGAGGCCGCGGCAGAGGTGCTAACGGAGCAGCTGGAGGTCGTGGTGGGGATGGTGGTGGTGCAGTTATCCTGAATGCATGGAACATTTACATTGCAGGAACGATAAATGCAAGTGGTACAAATGGCAATAATGGTTTGAATGCTGTCGATGGTGCTGGTGGTGGCGGTGGCGGCGGTGCAGGTGGCGGTGTTCTTATTGTTGGCTGTAATGTTACCGTAACCTCCTCAGCAAAAATTGATGTTTCTGGTGGAAATGGTGGCAATGGTGGAAGTTCTAGCAACAGAGGAAATGGCGGTGGCGGTGGCGGCGGTGCAGGTGCTGCTGGTGTGATCTGGATATATTATGATAATGCCGGGAATATAGACACTACTGGTTTCAGAGTTGTTAACGGAAATCCCGGTGCTGGCGGAAGTGACACAAACAATCCTCCAGGTTATCCCGGTAATCCTGCAGGTATATTACCATATCCTCCATATACCATTACCCAACAAATCTTCACTTCTCGTTTTGGTTATTCCAGTACTGGCTACTATGAATCCCCTGTTTACGATGCGGGCAGAATTGCACTCTGGCAACAACTCATATGGACACATGATACGCACTTCACAGGAACAAGCGCAGAAATTCTTGTCAGATGTGCAAACGATACTGGGAGTTTGAGCAGTACCTCATGGAGTTCCATTGCAACATATAGCGGTTCTGGAGTATCCACAACTACTGAAGCTCTTCCTTCTTCTTTCTTTGCACGCTTTTTCCAGTATAATATTACGCTCAAAACAACAAATTCACAAAATTCCTCAACAGTTTACAGTGTCTTCCTCACATGCCATAAACCAAAGCTTCTGATTGCCAACATCACATTCAATCCTCTCTTTACAATAAGCCAAAAGGTTGCCTTGTACAATAATGACACCATGCTCTTAATCTACTCCAATCTTTACCTGAATGCAAGTGGAAATTCATACTCCACTGGCCCAGTCACCATTAACCCAGGGCAATGGCTCGAAATTTCTGTAGGGGTAGGCTTCTTCAAATCCATAGCAACCTCCGGAGATTACCTATTCCTCAACGACACTACATCAGGCATTGCAGGCAAAGCACCCAATGGTATAGTGGACTTCGTGAACTGGACAGATGCAAAGGGCAATCCTCCGCCTTCAGACGGTGGCATCGCCGCAGCCAATCTTGAGTGGAACGATGGACCAGTGAATTTAAATGGATTTGACATAACAACCGATGAAGGGATAAATCGCACCCAGAGCACTGGTGTGCCTGATGATAATGACGAGTATAAGGACTGGGTGACGACATCAGAACAGAGTTTGATTGTGCTGCTAAGTTTGCCGTTACTGCTTGTAATAATATTGCGGCATCGCAGAAAACGCAAACTGTAA
- a CDS encoding adenylate kinase family protein, with protein sequence MEIIALTGTPGTGKTAVAKELRKRGLKIVDIRSFARYCGALGAYIKGEDTFELDIELLGKEIELECRKMEMNVVIEGHLAHLISCVTQIVVLRCAPTVLYSRLKRKKWRVKKIWENVEAEAIDLILIEALESGKPVSEIDTTFTKPDEVADKIMEMVRGRGKCPPGKINWSEDFLKLVQRKENVRKLQKKGRPISFEDCEVL encoded by the coding sequence TTGGAAATTATTGCGCTTACTGGAACACCTGGCACTGGGAAAACTGCAGTTGCGAAGGAATTACGAAAGAGAGGGTTAAAAATAGTCGACATTCGGAGTTTTGCGAGATACTGCGGTGCCCTGGGAGCATACATCAAAGGCGAGGATACATTTGAACTGGATATAGAGTTACTCGGGAAAGAAATTGAGCTGGAATGCAGAAAAATGGAGATGAATGTAGTTATAGAGGGGCATCTGGCACATCTCATTTCTTGTGTCACACAAATTGTGGTGCTCCGTTGTGCTCCCACGGTGCTTTACTCTCGCCTAAAAAGAAAGAAATGGAGGGTTAAGAAAATCTGGGAGAATGTTGAAGCGGAAGCAATAGATTTAATATTAATTGAGGCATTGGAGAGTGGAAAACCCGTCTCAGAAATTGATACGACATTCACAAAGCCCGATGAAGTTGCAGACAAGATAATGGAAATGGTTAGAGGTAGAGGTAAATGTCCACCAGGCAAAATCAACTGGAGCGAGGATTTCCTCAAGTTGGTCCAGAGGAAGGAAAATGTTAGAAAATTACAGAAAAAAGGTAGACCCATATCTTTCGAAGATTGCGAAGTACTTTGA
- a CDS encoding CDP-alcohol phosphatidyltransferase family protein, which yields MLENYRKKVDPYLSKIAKYFENTDPNSMTVLAFLCSILALISFILVRVNVYFLNLASLFIFLNGFFDVLDGKIARMSRKASKRGDFLDHVLDRYADFFIIGGVMLTGLCDPVIGLLAVVGVLFASYMGTQAQAVGCGRKYTGFLSRADRLIILVLAPWIQCTLLTNPYQNYFGLELTIYGYTHTFTFLELVMLFFAVMGHITAIQRAYITWKELDERERARKKQGA from the coding sequence ATGTTAGAAAATTACAGAAAAAAGGTAGACCCATATCTTTCGAAGATTGCGAAGTACTTTGAGAATACAGACCCTAATTCAATGACAGTACTAGCTTTTCTTTGTTCAATTCTAGCACTCATTTCTTTCATCCTGGTTCGTGTAAATGTGTATTTCCTCAACCTCGCCTCACTGTTTATCTTTCTCAATGGATTTTTTGATGTGTTAGATGGAAAAATCGCCAGGATGAGCAGGAAGGCGAGTAAAAGGGGCGACTTTTTAGACCATGTTTTGGACCGTTATGCAGATTTCTTCATTATTGGAGGAGTAATGCTAACCGGTTTATGTGATCCGGTGATAGGGTTGCTTGCTGTTGTCGGCGTCCTTTTTGCAAGTTACATGGGGACTCAAGCTCAAGCGGTTGGCTGTGGAAGAAAATATACTGGCTTTCTTTCAAGAGCAGATAGGTTGATAATTCTGGTGCTTGCGCCATGGATTCAGTGCACGCTTCTCACAAATCCTTACCAAAACTATTTTGGGCTTGAACTGACAATTTATGGATACACACACACCTTCACATTTCTTGAACTTGTGATGCTTTTCTTTGCTGTAATGGGGCACATAACTGCAATTCAGAGGGCATACATTACATGGAAGGAGTTAGATGAGAGGGAAAGAGCCAGAAAAAAACAGGGTGCTTGA